Below is a window of Acidimicrobiia bacterium DNA.
GCCACGTTTCCGCTTCGCCAGAGTTGGGTAAAACATTTTGTCCAGAGAGAATGGCATCGATTCCCTCGGTGGCTCTCCACACCGCAGGCCTCTTGCGTAAAGTCATTCTGTAACCCTTGCCTGCGCGCGAAGAGCCCTCTGCGACGTACTCTGCTAAGGGAAGTAGGCGATCGGCGGCATCCTCGCTAGCAGCGTCTAGAACGAGAATCCCGCTAGACCAGAACTGGAACATCTCTCCGCCGGATGCACTCTTCTCCACCGCCGAGAAGAGGTCTTTGCGAGGCGGCGGGGGACTTCCTACACAGCCCTGGGCCAGCACAGCGAAAAGCAGAATCGCAGCAGCCGCCTGCTTGCTATGCCTGCGGCGCTTGTTGTTGGGGAACACCCGAGTTCTCCGACGAAGGCTGCGACGGAGGGTCTTCTTGTATCGTCACCCACTCAATGTATAAATCACGGGCAGGCTGACCGTCGCCGTTGGCAGCAGGCGTCCCAACCGAAAAAGCTTGGTCTAGGTACTCCATGCCCTCGATCACCTTGCCAAAGACCGTGTAATTGGGAGGTATTCCAACCGAGTCTTGTATTACAAAGAAGAACTGACTGCCATTTGTGTCAGGCCCGGAGTTTGCCATAGCCAGCATGCCTCTCCTGTAGCCCTCTCGTTTAGCTACCTCCAGCTCGTCACGAAATCCGGTGCCATAGGGATTCCCGGTTCCGTCATTTTTCAGCCCATCTCCGCCTTGAAGGATCTTCATGGAGGGCGTGTTGACTAAGCGGATAAACCTGGATCCTGTGTAGTGGCCCTCGCACGACAAAAAGACGAAGCTGTTGGCCGCCCAGGGAGCCTCCTTGGCAAGCAGCTCGACCTTGACGACACCAAAGGTGTAAATGTTGATCGAGGCTATGTATCGCCTCTGAGGATCGATCATAGGAGGGGGAGGACCGGGGTATTCGCGGGGAGGGTTTGTTACCTCCGGGACGGGGCACATCTTGCCGGGACCAGGGGTAAACGTAGCCGGCTCTGGAGCTAGCTCCGCCTTGCTCTCCTTTTTGCTGGAACGGCCAGCAATCATAGCGCCCAAAACTACGCTGCCAGCGACAGCTATACCGACAACTACGAGCGCAATTGTCTGTCGTCGCCGTAGCTGCGCTTTTTTACGGGCTTCTTCGGCTTGTCGACGTCGGGTCTTTTTTCTTTGAGTCTTGGAACGATTCGTCATGCTATTGGCTGTATAGGGAGACGCTCATTATCGCCTACGTTGGAGAAGCATGCACACGTTCACCCTAAGACGTAGCTTGGGCTGGGACAAGTTGGCGCGGCATGAGAACTCGATTTTCGCAAGATACCACTGGGCTTGTGTACTAGGGAGGCAAGATTAACCCGCCATCGGCGCTCAGCACAGTCATGGCTGTACGATTACAAGGTGCCGGCGAAAATAGGGACGGTGGGGGGCATGGCTGACACAATATCGAAGGCGATTGGTCGCCGTCTGAGAGCTATTAGACGGCAAAAAGGGCTGTCGCTACAGGATGTAGAGAGGCAGAGTGGCGGTCGTTGGAACCCCTCAACACTCGGGGCTTATGAGCGCGGCTTCAGAAAGCTCACGGTTGAGCGCTTGCGCGACCTTGCCGAGTTCTACGGCGTTCCCCTATCGCTGTTGTTGGGTTCTCTGCCCCATCCGGACAGACCAGTATCGGTATCGCGGGTAGTACTCGACATCACAAAGCTAGAGGAAGCGGGGCTTGAGCTGGCCCCCTTCAAGAGGATGGTAAGGGCACTTCTGGCCGAGCGTCGCGAGGAGGCCTCTACGCTCGTGGCTATCAGACGTTCAGACATTAGAAACGCAGCCTTAATGTACGGAGAAACGGAGGAACAGTTACTGGCTCGGCTAAAGGCCCGAGGGATTCTCGTCGACCTTGACCGCACCTCGGTGGAGAGGGAGGCCCAGAGCAGTTAGTACACTCGATCTCGAAAACAATTTTGAGTGAACACATCGCGCCAGTGAGATCAATACGTGTCAAAAAGTTCGGGGGATCTTCCCTCGGCGGACCAGAACGGATACGAGAAGTGGCCGGCATTGTTGCCTCGAGTGTGCGCGCAGGAGACAAGGTTTGCGTGGTTGTCTCCGCAATGGGCGATACCACCGACGAGTTGTTGGATCTCGCACGGTCCATCAATCCCCGGCCTCCCGAGAGAGAACTGGACATGCTCTTGACCAGCGGCGAGAGAATTGCTGGCGCCCTTTTATGTATGGCCCTGGACACTTTAGGAATAAAGGCTAGAAGTTATACCGGCTCGCAGGCTGGAATAATCACAGACCGCTCCCACGGAAGAGCCAAGATCGTAGACATAAAACCTACTAGGGTAATAGAAGCAATTGATCGAGGAGAGGTCGCCGTAGTAGCGGGCTACCAGGGAGTTGCAACTGACACCAAAGACGTGACTACGCTGGGTCGGGGAGGCTCCGACACGACAGCAGTTGCTTTGGCCGCAGCTCTCGGATCGGACGTGTGCGAGATATACACGGACGTCGAGGGAGTTTTTACCGCCGATCCAAGGATCGTACCGGACGCGACTAAACTGTCGGTGCTGACTTACGACGAAATGCTAGAGATGGCATCATCTGGCGCCAAAGTCCTTATGGCTAGGTGCGTAGAGTACGCAAAGAATCGCTCCGTGAAGATCCATGTAAGATCGAGCTTCGATCATTCTCCTGGCACTTGGATCGTTGCAGAAGAGGAGTCGATGGAACGGGCGATAGTATCGGGCATTGCCCACGATATTTCCGAAGCAAAAGTTACTTTGGTCGGAGTTCCAGACAGGCCGGGTATAGCGGCCACACTTTTTCGTGCTCTAGCAGATGAAAACCTAAACGTCGATATGATCGTGCAGAACGTGTCGGCAGAGGGAAAGACCGACATCTCATTCACTGTATCCCGTGACGATGCCAACCGCGCAGCGGAGGTAGTAGAGCGAGTGGCTCACGCTATTGGTGCCGCCGGATACGACGTCGATCAAGGAATCGGCAAAGTCAGCTTGGTAGGAGCAGGAATGCGCTCGCACCCCGGGGTCGCTGCGCAGATGTTCGAAGTTTTGGCGAAGGCAGGAATCAACATAGAGATGATCTCGACTTCTCCGATTCGTATTAGCTGTGTAATGAGGGAAGATGCAGTTGCCAACGCGGTCCGCGAGCTTCACAACGCTTTCCACCTCGAACTGGCCGAGTCCGAAGACCGACTACGAATTGCACAAGAACTGAACGAGCGCTATGACGAATAAATCCAACAAAACCAACACAGTGGGCCCAGAGTCCGACGATGACGAGCTCGCTCTCGCAAAAGCCACAGGGGTGCTGGCCGAAGGGGCGAGCGAGTCATGGGCAGGAGCGGCAGAAGCTGCATTTCAGGATACCAATTCCTCAGGTGCTAAGCCTCGCCCGACCGCACTGTTCGAGCAGAGGTCGAGATGGCAACAACGGCTGTCACCATCACGCGATTTGTCAGTAGCCGTAGTCGGGGCAACTGGACTCGTAGGCCAGGAAATGCTGCGAATTCTCGAGGAACGGGCTTTTCCGATACAAGAACTTCGACTATTTGCGTCCGAGAAGTCTAAGGGGAAGCCTGTCCAGTTCCGCGGAGAAACTCATGTCGTCGATGTTGTCGAGGACGGG
It encodes the following:
- a CDS encoding aspartate kinase: MRSIRVKKFGGSSLGGPERIREVAGIVASSVRAGDKVCVVVSAMGDTTDELLDLARSINPRPPERELDMLLTSGERIAGALLCMALDTLGIKARSYTGSQAGIITDRSHGRAKIVDIKPTRVIEAIDRGEVAVVAGYQGVATDTKDVTTLGRGGSDTTAVALAAALGSDVCEIYTDVEGVFTADPRIVPDATKLSVLTYDEMLEMASSGAKVLMARCVEYAKNRSVKIHVRSSFDHSPGTWIVAEEESMERAIVSGIAHDISEAKVTLVGVPDRPGIAATLFRALADENLNVDMIVQNVSAEGKTDISFTVSRDDANRAAEVVERVAHAIGAAGYDVDQGIGKVSLVGAGMRSHPGVAAQMFEVLAKAGINIEMISTSPIRISCVMREDAVANAVRELHNAFHLELAESEDRLRIAQELNERYDE
- a CDS encoding transcriptional regulator, which gives rise to MADTISKAIGRRLRAIRRQKGLSLQDVERQSGGRWNPSTLGAYERGFRKLTVERLRDLAEFYGVPLSLLLGSLPHPDRPVSVSRVVLDITKLEEAGLELAPFKRMVRALLAERREEASTLVAIRRSDIRNAALMYGETEEQLLARLKARGILVDLDRTSVEREAQSS